In the genome of Pseudanabaena mucicola str. Chao 1806, the window CTACACCGACCAAGACCTCCTCACCTAGTAACAGTGGCAAAAGTGATGGGCCACAATCAATTTCGATTGACTGATAAAGTGCAAAGCTATGACTTGAGAGAAATTTTTAAAAGCTTTTCAAAGCCAAGCTTTCAAAAATTTCTCCTTAAAAGGATCAAAAAGAAAATTTTAAGGCTCGCTAAGCGAGCCTTAAAATTTATGTAGCATCACGCTTGTAAACCTACTTTTAATTGCAAATACAGATTATGTGGTTTCCTTATCTCTTGCTGGCGCTCGCCTATCTTTTAGGATCTTTCCCGACGGGTTATCTGGTAGGACGGATAGCGGGTATCGATATTCGTGAGCATGGCTCAGGCTCGACGGGGGCAACGAATGTCTGGCGCAATGTCGGTAAGTTGGCAGGAATTAGTGTATTTGCAGTGGACTTTGCGAAAGGGGCGATCGCAATTTATGTGATGCAACAAGCAAATTGGTTGCTCTCCAGCTTGGGATTAATAGCAAATATCGCGATCGAGCATCTGTCACTATTTGTAATTGGTGCAGGGATGCTGGCATTAATTGGTCACAGTCGCCCTATATGGCTTGGCTTTAAAGGTGGTAAGTCGGTAGCAACGGGGGTTGGGGTTTTATTTATGTTGAACTGGACTGTGGCGATCGCAGCCTTTAGCGTATGGTTAGTTACAATGGCAATCTGGCGCACGGTTTCTATTAGCTCCATCTCGGCAGCAACTGCGGCTCCCATTTTGATGTGGACATTACAGGGCAATATTGCTTATTCCTGCTTTGTCACGGTGGGCTGTATATTTGTAATTTGGTTACATCGCTCCAATATCGAGCGTATTCTCAACGGCACTGAACTGACCTTCAAATCAGATTCTAAGGCATAAAAAAGGCTCCCCGAAAGGGAGCCTTTTTTATGCCTTAGAATCCTTAAGCTTCTTCTTTTTCTTCGCCTTGGAGCTTGAGCAAAAAGTAGCCAAATGCAATACCGACAGGAATCAGTACTATGCACAAGACCATCGCGTTAACCATTTCTCCCATAATTTTCTCTTTAAAATAAATAATATTGCTTAATATTGCTTTAGAAATTTTACAGTAAAAGATAGCTCACAGATTGCATTAAGTAGCTCAGCATAGTTATCAACCAAACCCAAACTGCTGTTTTGCTCACATAGTGAGCAAAACAGCAGTTTGGGTTCGTAAATTTTTGGATTTGTTGAAGTGCATCCCTTGGGATTGTACTTCAACCTTGCTATAAGCCTATGAGCCTAAGTCAAAATCTCCACATCGATCGCATCAACATAGTCTGTTGCATTGTTATGAAATGGTGGCTCCTGCTGATTTTCTGTATTTTCAGATTTTGGATAGGAACCGCTCAGTTCGGCTTCATCTAGCAAAACAGGACGGATCTCATAATGCACTCGCAAATTAGGCGGCGTATTGCGTTCCGCCTCACGGACAAACCGATTTGCCTCCCACTCTGCATGAAAGGTACTGATCAGCTTGAGTGTCTTCACCCGTTGCCGTTCCAGATAAGTCCATACCTCCCAAGCATTGTATTCAGGTTCTTTAGGGATCTCAGGAGTTTCTTCTAGTTGAGCATTATTTTCAGAGTCATCTGAATTATGAGGAATTTTTACATCAGAATCTTTACGATCACTAGTTATAGATTCAGCTTCAGATGAGTTTGTCTCCGTACTAGCGGGACTACCTGTAGATGGAGACTGCTCCGTTTCTGGAACTGCTGGCTTTGATGATGAATAATTGGGGATATCCTCTAGCGATCGCGCCAAACTTTTGATCTCTTTAGCACGAATTTGCTTGACCTGAACTGCCTCATCAGCGAGAGACTTTACTTCAATCGCTGTCTGTGACTGATCGACCCATCCTTTAAAAATTAACTCTTCACCGTTAATGACTAGGTGATCGCCTACCTCTAAAGCAAAACCTGCCAAAGAACTAAACAAAGGCTTAGAATGGTCTGATGACCAAACTTCATGATTTTGATCGGACTGAGTGTTATAACTAGATGCGTTTGGGATAGATTCTGAAGCCTGACTAGATTTCCCGTTGTCAATCAGGCGTTGGACTCCCCCAATTGTGTCCTCAACTCCACAACTTGTGTCTGGAGTGGCGCTAAGCAACTCTCCACATAGACGGCTAGCTCAGGATGTAAAACAAAGGGAGAAGGTTCGGAGAAAGCAGGCTCAGGTGCTTTCGTAGCAGTTGGCTCTGGCGAAAACTCGCGGCTAACTACCGCCAAAATCCAGTCAGCGATCGCCTGTTGTTTGGCATCGGCTTGGGATTTAACTTGGCTCAATAAAGGCAAAGGAAAACGAAGATTTACCTGTTTTGTCCTGTGGGGAGTCGCCATTATTTGCCCTTATATTCAAAAATTTATAAAAAATCTCAGTTTCTGATTATAGCAACCGCTAACACGCAAAATTTAAAAAGTAAATGTTGCTATATCTACATACTTACAGCTTATTCAGCTTATTAGCTTCGACATGATAAAAAACAAAAATTAATATCTATTTACAGATTTAGCACCCCAAATAAACATAGCTATTTTCAAGCAAGCGATCTCCGAAGAACTTATGAAAAGTTTTGCATGGCAAAACTTTTCATAAGTTCTTCGGCTCGTTTTTGAGTACAAAGCTCTGTAGGTCACATCACAAACTACTTTTTGGGGTGTGATTTTGCTAAAATCTGTCCCTGTACTATCCCATATCCAAAACCCATGACCGACTGGCAACTCGCCGCCGAATTTGAAGACATTCTCTATCACAAAGCCGATGGCATGGCAAAAATTACGATCAATCGTCCTCAAGTTCGTAATGCTTTTCGCCCTAAGACAATTACAGAAATGCTCGCTGCCTTCGCGGATGCGCGAGAGGATGTGGAGATTGGGGTGGTGTTGTTAACTGGTGCAGGACCTGCTCCTGATGGGAAATATGCTTTCTGTGCAGGGGGAGATCAGAAAGTGCGTGGTGATGGTGGCTATATCTCAGAATCTGGTGTACCACGTTTAAATGTGCTTGATTTGCAACGACTGATTCGCACGATGCCTCAACCTGTGATTGCTTTGGTGGCTGGCTATGCGATCGGTGGTGGTCATGTTTTGCATGTAGTTTGCGACCTCACGATCGCTGCGGATAATGCTATCTTTGGGCAGACTGGTCCTATGGTTGGTAGTTTTGATGGTGGCTTCGGTGCTTCCTATTTGGCGCGATTAGTAGGACAGAAGAAGGCTCGCGAAATTTGGTATCTCTGTCGTCAATATGATGCCCAAGAAGCTCTAGACATGGGTTTAGTGAATAAGGTTGTATCTGTGGAGCAATTGGAAGCGGAAGGTATTCAATGGGCGCAGGAAATTTTGGAGAAGAGTCCGTTAGCGATTCGCTGTCTCAAGTCAGCTTTTAATGCAGATTGTGATGGTCAGGCAGGGATTCAGGAACTGGCGGGTAATGCGACTTTATTGTTCTATATGACGCAGGAGGCGCAGGAGGGTAAGCAAGCCTTTATCGAAAAGCGCAAACCCAATTTCCGTCAATATCCTAAACTTCCATAGCTGGGTTTAAGCTTCTTGATTGGTGACAACACGGCAATAAATTTCAGTCAGAGGCACGTCGGTACTCAGGCTAGTTAATGTGATTTTTTGTTCTAGGCGATCGCTAATTTGCAATTGCCATATATCAGCATTCTCAGATCGAGAATAATGCTCAATATATGGCTCTGATTGGCTAATCAATAGATATTCTCTAAGGCTAGAAATGGAGCGATATTTACGGAATTTCTCACCTCGATCATATCCCTGTGTCAATGGTGAGAGAACTTCCACAATCAATATCGGATTGAGAATTTCATCAGTGCGATTATCATTAAATTCTGTCTCCCCATTAATCACTAAGGCATCCGCATAGGTTCCGCAGTTAAATTCAGGAATCCAGATCCGCATATCACTACCACAAATTTGAAAATCAGTATCACGCAGATTAATACCCAGAAAAATTATGATATTTGCTACAATAAGACTATGGGGATGGGAACCACCAGACATAACAAAAATTTCTCCGTTGCGATATTCGAGGCGTTCTTCGGCGGCTTCCGCAAGCGATCAATAATCCTCTAAGGCGACAAATGTTGATTGAGCAGGATCAGCAGCATCGGGAGAAATTACCGATGAGATGGGTTTAACTGGAGCGATAACGGGAGTAGCGACCATGACTGCACCTTTGAGTTAGCCTGTCATAATTATAATGGCTTTTTCGCGATCGCCCCTCAAGCCCCCATTAGCCCCATGACTCAAGAATCGGAAGTAAAAACTAGATTAGAAAAAATACATCATCCTAAAGCTTCATGTAAAAATAGAAATTACCAAACTGCAATTTTGATAGGCGATCTCAATGGGTTGGAATGTTGGGCTAAAGCTATATCGAGATAAAAAATTTATTGAGCTATTAGGCGATCGGGCGGGACGCTTTGGGTAAGCTCTATTTTGGGATGCCTATGTGTTGGAAAAGGATATCTATGGTGGGGCATGGAGTGAGACTTGGTTAGCCAACCGTCAGAAAACCAAGTATGTGATCAAGTCCCACAAACATGAGATTTTTAATCATCCCGAAAATCAAGATACGCTCAAGCAACATATTCGCTATTTCAATGAAGAGGCGAAGGCTTTGGCAAAATGTGAACATGAGTATATTGTCAAAATCATCGAAAAGTTGCTTTTGCCACAGGAAAATAATCACCCTTGTATTGTGATGGAATATATCGAGGGGGTGAGGCTAGATGCAGATGGCATAGAGCTTAAACCCAAACTTGTCTTTACATTTTTGAATAGAAAAGAGTAACACCTCTCGACATTCATCACAAAGCAATCGCAACTCGCGATTATTACATCGCACCGTAACATCGGTTAGATTTACTTGTTAGCAGAACCGAAATCAGATCTCACAACATTTTGGCAAGAGCTATAAATGATATTGACGATAAACATCACTGGCGGCACGATGTAAGAGAGAATGTCGATAAACTAGCGATCGCATATCTTCGCAATAACCACCACCAATCACGCAGGCTACAGGAATACCTTGGGACACGCAGGTACTCAAAACCTGCATATCGCGCCTATATAGTCCCGAATCAGTAAGCGCTAATTTCCCTAGACGATCACCGATGTGCGGATCAACACCAGCATCATAGAGAACCAAATCAGGTTGAACTTCACTAAGTAAATCGGGTAAATGATTGGCAAGGGTGCGTAAATAAGCATCATCTTCCATTCCTTCAGGAAGAGGAACATCACGATCGCTAATTTGTTTAATTGAAGGGAAGTTAATCAGGCAGTGCATAGAAAAGGTAAACACATTCGGTTCATCCTGAAAAATGAGCGCCGTGCCATCGCCTTGATGCACATCCAAATCAACAATTAATATCTTTTTGACTAGCCCCTCATTGAGTAATACTCGTGAGGCGATCGCCAGATCGTTAAAGATACAAAATCCTGAGCCATAGCTAGGGAATGCATGATGAGTTCCCCCTGCGGTATTGCAAGCTAAACCATGAGCTAATGCTAATCTCGTCGTTAACAATGTGCCACCAACAGCAATCCTCGTCCGATAAGCAAGTTCATAACTCCAAGGTAAACCGATGCGACGTTGAGCTTTATGGTCGAGTGTGCCTTGCCAGTATGCCTCAACATATTGGTGATCGTGAACTGAGGCAATGATTTCTAAGTCTGGTAATTCGGGTCGCAAAAACTGCTCTGGTCTAGCTACTCCATCAGCAATCAACATCTCGTAAAGCAAGCGAAATTTCTCCATCGGAAAGCGATGGGTGTTAGTGATCGGTGCGACGTAATTGGGATGATAGACGAGTGGTAAGTCCATTAATCTTGTATTTATTTTGTCTCTAGAATCCCAGTTCAAATGATTACTAAGTAGCTCAACTTAATTAAAACCCAAACCGAGAGTTTTGTTCCGCCCGCTATGCGGGCGGAACAAAACTCTCGGTTTTTAGTTTACTTATGTCTAGCTACTTAAATCAGCAGGATCTTACTCGATGTCAGCGATCCTTATAAACACTATAAAATATTGCTGCAAGTAGATGTTTTATTTCCTATGGCAATCAAACGGCGGCAGTTATTGATATTAGGTGGATTAGCTCTTGGAGGCGGGATTGGTGGTGCGGCAGTTTCAGGAATTTTAAGTCGTAACAGTAAAGCGGATACCCTCACAGAACCCCAAGCAACTACAGCAAATAGTTCTAAACCAGCCAAAACTAATGTAACGCGATCACTAAATCCTGCACCTAAAGGGCTATATGCCCCTACGCGAGGTGATGTGCGGATCGTCCTGATTAGCGATCTTAATAGTGCCTATGGCTCGACAGATTATATTGCTCAGGTCAAACAGGCAATCACCTTTGTGCCAGATTGGGAACCAGACCTAGTGCTATGTGGCGGCGATATGGTGGCAGGACAAGACAATACCCTCAAACCTTCAGAAATAGAAGCTATGTGGCAAGGCTTTGATAAACATATTGCTGCACCAATCCGTAAAGCAAAACTTCCCTTTGGATTTACAATTGGTAATCATGATGCATCAGGTTCATCCTTTGGTGGAAAGTTAACCTTTGAGAAAGATCGCAATGCTGTACTGAAGTATTGGCAAGACCCTAAACATGATGCGAATTTAAACTTTGTTGATCGCTCAGGATTTCCCTTCTACTATACATTTACCCAAAATGATATTTTCTTTTTAACTTGGGATGCATCTACCTCGGAGATTCCAACAGATCAGATGAAATGGGCAGAAAAAAGTCTTGCAAGTGATGCATCTCAAAAGGCGAAGCTACGCATTGTGATGGGGCATTTGCCACTTTATGCAGTTGCAAAGGGACGCGAGACAGCTGGTAATTACCTAAATGATGCAGATCGTTTAAGAGCTTTGCTTGAGAAGTACAATGTTCACACCTACATTAGTGGTCATGATCACGCCTACTATCCTGCCCATAAAGGGAAATTGGAACTTCTGAATGCAGGTGTTTTAGGTGATGGACCGCGCCGACTTTTGAGCGGTGCAATTGCACCAAATCGGACTGTTTCCGTCATCGATATTAAGGTAGATACTGCGGAAACGATTTATACAACCTACGATATGGATAAGCTCAAGGTTGTCGATCAGAGTACTTTGCCGCGCTATATTGATGCTCCTAATGGTCGAATCACCCGTAGAGATATCAAAATCTAGCCAAATAGACCTATTGCAGAACCGTAGTTAAGACTTAAGTAGCTCAACTGAGATCTTGCACCATTCCCAAAAGCTTTAAGTAGGAATGGGTTTGAGAACAATTTTAAAACCATAACGAGCAGCAATATCAGCATTAATTCGGATGTATCGGAGGAGTTTTAACCAAAGGACAGAAGGGAATAAAACAGAAAGTGTCAAATCAGAGGCAGCCTTCCAGTCCAAGACAGGAGGTGGCGACCATTGAGTACTCCAGTGAGCCAAAAGATAAGCAATCAGAGATAGAATTAGCCAACGAAAAACTCCAAGTTTTGTAGACTGCCCAAAACAATGTAAACCAAAGCGATGTTTAATGGTTTTGAAAAATCCCTCAATCGCCCAACGCTTACGACCCAACATCACCAGATAAGCACCCGAATAAGGATGAGAAGAAATCACAAAGCGTAACTCTCGTTTGCTATCAGCTCTTTTGAGCCAGAACCAAGAGATGGTAAATGTGGTACTTAGCCCTTCGAGTAAAACTTGTTGCCCCCGTTTGCCATGACG includes:
- the plsY gene encoding glycerol-3-phosphate 1-O-acyltransferase PlsY; the protein is MWFPYLLLALAYLLGSFPTGYLVGRIAGIDIREHGSGSTGATNVWRNVGKLAGISVFAVDFAKGAIAIYVMQQANWLLSSLGLIANIAIEHLSLFVIGAGMLALIGHSRPIWLGFKGGKSVATGVGVLFMLNWTVAIAAFSVWLVTMAIWRTVSISSISAATAAPILMWTLQGNIAYSCFVTVGCIFVIWLHRSNIERILNGTELTFKSDSKA
- the petM gene encoding cytochrome b6-f complex subunit PetM, translating into MGEMVNAMVLCIVLIPVGIAFGYFLLKLQGEEKEEA
- the menB gene encoding 1,4-dihydroxy-2-naphthoyl-CoA synthase; translation: MTDWQLAAEFEDILYHKADGMAKITINRPQVRNAFRPKTITEMLAAFADAREDVEIGVVLLTGAGPAPDGKYAFCAGGDQKVRGDGGYISESGVPRLNVLDLQRLIRTMPQPVIALVAGYAIGGGHVLHVVCDLTIAADNAIFGQTGPMVGSFDGGFGASYLARLVGQKKAREIWYLCRQYDAQEALDMGLVNKVVSVEQLEAEGIQWAQEILEKSPLAIRCLKSAFNADCDGQAGIQELAGNATLLFYMTQEAQEGKQAFIEKRKPNFRQYPKLP
- a CDS encoding Uma2 family endonuclease encodes the protein MSGGSHPHSLIVANIIIFLGINLRDTDFQICGSDMRIWIPEFNCGTYADALVINGETEFNDNRTDEILNPILIVEVLSPLTQGYDRGEKFRKYRSISSLREYLLISQSEPYIEHYSRSENADIWQLQISDRLEQKITLTSLSTDVPLTEIYCRVVTNQEA
- a CDS encoding protein kinase — its product is MLEKDIYGGAWSETWLANRQKTKYVIKSHKHEIFNHPENQDTLKQHIRYFNEEAKALAKCEHEYIVKIIEKLLLPQENNHPCIVMEYIEGVRLDADGIELKPKLVFTFLNRKE
- a CDS encoding histone deacetylase family protein is translated as MDLPLVYHPNYVAPITNTHRFPMEKFRLLYEMLIADGVARPEQFLRPELPDLEIIASVHDHQYVEAYWQGTLDHKAQRRIGLPWSYELAYRTRIAVGGTLLTTRLALAHGLACNTAGGTHHAFPSYGSGFCIFNDLAIASRVLLNEGLVKKILIVDLDVHQGDGTALIFQDEPNVFTFSMHCLINFPSIKQISDRDVPLPEGMEDDAYLRTLANHLPDLLSEVQPDLVLYDAGVDPHIGDRLGKLALTDSGLYRRDMQVLSTCVSQGIPVACVIGGGYCEDMRSLVYRHSLLHRAASDVYRQYHL
- a CDS encoding metallophosphoesterase family protein; protein product: MLQVDVLFPMAIKRRQLLILGGLALGGGIGGAAVSGILSRNSKADTLTEPQATTANSSKPAKTNVTRSLNPAPKGLYAPTRGDVRIVLISDLNSAYGSTDYIAQVKQAITFVPDWEPDLVLCGGDMVAGQDNTLKPSEIEAMWQGFDKHIAAPIRKAKLPFGFTIGNHDASGSSFGGKLTFEKDRNAVLKYWQDPKHDANLNFVDRSGFPFYYTFTQNDIFFLTWDASTSEIPTDQMKWAEKSLASDASQKAKLRIVMGHLPLYAVAKGRETAGNYLNDADRLRALLEKYNVHTYISGHDHAYYPAHKGKLELLNAGVLGDGPRRLLSGAIAPNRTVSVIDIKVDTAETIYTTYDMDKLKVVDQSTLPRYIDAPNGRITRRDIKI